ACCGGGCAGGTGACCGGGACCAACCCGGTCGGGCAGGACCCCGACGTACTGGCCTACGACCCCGGCGCGCACCGGCTGTACGTTGCGGCGGAAAGCGGCACGGTCACCGTGCTGGACCTGCACGGCCGGGCGCTCGGCGTGACCGGGGCGGGGCACCTGGCCGACGGCGCGCACGTCGTCGCGGTCGACCCGGGCAGCCACCACAGCTTCTACCCAGTGCCCGCCGACACGGACGGCCGCCCCGCGCTGCTGGAGGAGCAACCCGCCCCCTGAGCGCGGGACGCCCGCACCTGGACGGCAGCCGACGCGCTGGGCATTGGTCGCGTGCGAGATCAGGTAGTCGAGGTCGCCGGCCATCGCGTCGCCGAGAGCGGAGAGATCGGCCGGGACGACTTGGGCGGGCCGCCGATGAGTGAGTCGGTCGTACGGAAGCCGACACCGTCTGTTCCGACAGCCGCCGCCACCGGCGGCGATCCAGTCCATCTCCAGCCTGTCACGATTCTCAGCGTGCCAGAATCGTCGGCGTCGGAATTCGCGACGACCTGAGACACTAAGACGTCCATCGGCTGGAACAATTCTTGCGGATCGCCCTCAGGTCCGCTTCTGGTCTGGGCGCAGTCTCACTGTTTTCTGATCAAGCGTGCGGAGCAGTGGAGGCGCGGACGATGAGATCGGGCCGCAGGAGAACGGACTGCCCCGGCCCCGACGTCTCGCCTTCGACGCGCTGCCGAAGCTGGCTGAACGCGGCCGCCGCGAGCTGCGGAAGAGGTTGGCGGACAGTGGTCAGGGGAGGTGCGACGAGGTCGGCGAGCATGATGTCGTCGAACCCGGTAACCGAGATGTCCGTGCCGACCGTCAGGCCGGCGTCGCGGACGCCAGCGCAGACTCCGAGGGCACAGAGGTCGTTGATCGCGACGATCGCCGTCGGCGGCCGAGGCCGCGCCAGCAGCTCGGCCACCGCGGCACGCCCGAGCCCCGCCAGGTCGACGTCGCCGTATGCCTCGGCTTCCGGGGCAGGCCAGACCACGAAGTCCGACAAGGACAGTCCGGCGGCCTCGATCGCACCTCGGAACCCGCGGAACCGCTCCGCGCGGTTGACACTGCGCAGCGAACCGGAGACGAACGCGAACCGGCGGTGGCCCAGCTCGAGCAAATGCCGGGTCGCCAGCGCCATCCCCAGCGCGTTGTCCACCGCGACGTCGGTCAGGCCCGGCGGGTCGTCGGGCTGCGCGATCCGGTCGAACGCCACCAGGTGCATGCCCCGCTCGACCACCGCCGTCGCGTGGGCCAGAGACGGGAGCGCGGAACAGAGAACCACGCCCCGGACCCCGTCGTCCCACAGCTCCTCCAGGTAGCTGCGCTCCCTCTCGGGATCGCGCTCGCTGTTGCACAACAGGACGCGATAGCCCTCAGCCAGCGCAGCGCCCTCGAGATGCCGGGCGAAGGAGCCCCAGAACGGGTTGGCCACCGACGGCACGACCAGTCCGATCACCCGGGTCCGGCCGGTGCGCAGCTGGCGGGCGGCCTGGTTCGGCCGGTAACCCAGCCGGGTGATCGCCTGCTCGATCCGGGTCCGCGTACCTGCCTGCATCCGCCCCACGCGGCCGTTCAGGTAGTTGGAAACGGTGCTCGGCGACACTCCGGCCGCCTCTGCCACCTGATAGATCGTCACCACGGCACCAGTGTATCGGTGCACCGCACGATTCCTTTCTGTTGACGTCTGAAGATCTCCGACATAGCCTCATCGGCGACCATTTGGTAAATCGATGCACCAGCTTGGGGGCGCCATGAACATCCGAGCCGCCCTGATCGGGCTGGGCTTGACCACCACGTGCGTGCCCGCGGTCGCTGCGGCACCGGCCGCCGCCGCGGACTGCCAGTACCCCGCCCAGGTCCTCGACCTGACGAACTGGAAGGAAACGCTCCCGCTCGGTTCGGCCGGCAAGCCCACCGAAATCCGGCAACCGGAGCTGGCCACCTACACGCGCTCGCCCTGGTTCACCGCCACTCCGAGCTGTGCCGGAGTGCAATTCCGAGCCGCGGTCAACGGAGCGACGACCAGCGGGTCGAAGAACCCGCGCTCCGAACTGCGCGAAATGACCGACAACGGCCAGGAGAACGCCTCCTGGTCGTCCACCTCCGGCACGCACACGATGACCATCTCCGAGGCGGTCACGAACCTCCCCGCCCAGCGCCCCTACGTGGTTGCCGGGCAGATCCACGACGCCGATGACGACATAGCAGTGTTCCGCCTCGAAGGCAGCAAGCTGTATGTCACCAACGGCGACGACAGTCACTTCAAGCTCGTCACCTCTGACTACGCCCTCGGCACGACCTTCGAGGCGAAGTTCGTCGTCCACGGCGGCCAGGTCAACGCCTACTACAACGGCGTCCTCCAGACCACCATCTCCACGGAGTTCTCCGACGCCTACTTCAAAGCGGGCGCCTACACCCAGGCCAACTGCGACAACTCATCCCCCTGCGACGACGGCAACTTCGGCCAGGTGGTGATCCACCAGCTCACCGTCACACACAGCTGACGCAACGCCGCCAGGCCGGTCAGTGACCTCGGCCGACAATCCACCATCGCTTCGCACCGACAGGCGACCCCGCAGGAAACGACCACCGATCCCGCTGGCAAGGGCGGCCCGACAGTCGAACGGCTTTGCGGACCAGGTCAGGCCACCCGAGCCTTGCGGCGGCGCGGCGGACGAGGCCCGGGCCGACGGCTGAGACCGACTGTCATCAACGCGATGTCGACGTAGCGCTCCGCGAGCTCGTCTGGCGTCAACGGGCCGTCGGGCCGGTACCACCGCACGATCGCCTGGCACATGCCGAGCAACGCCCGAGCCGTTTCCGCCGGCTCTTTAGGGGTGAAGATCCCTTCTCGGGCACCGGTCTCGACGATGCCGCTCAGCACATTCTCGACTTCTTTGCGGCGCTCGGCATAGTGCTGGCGATTCTCCGGCGAAAGGTGCCGGAGTTCGTTGTCCAGTGTCGCGAGCTGCCGCCGGTGGGCCATGTGCAGCACGATGGCCTGAATGACGTTGACGAACTGCAGGTCCACTCGGCCGGGCGCCGCGTCGGCGGCGGCCCGCACGCGCCACGCGGCTTCCCCGGTGCCGAGATCCAGCAGAGCCGCGAAGATGCCTTCCTTGCTTTCGTGGTGGTAGTACAACGACGGCACCGTCAGGCCGACGCGACGCGAGATGTCGCGCACGGTCGCGCCGTGGAAGCCGTTCTCCTGGAACACTTCGAGCGCAGCGGCCAGGATCGGCGTCAGCTCGAGCGGTTCGAAGACGCGCCAGTCGCTTCCCGGTTCACCGGCCGGACTCGTCGGCTCGTTCCGCCGATCCATCGTTTACCCCGCTGTCCTGGCTGTACCGCCAGCATCGACTCTGCCTAGCGAGCGCTAGTCTATGCAGCGGAGGTCAGCGAGGGCTCATCCGGATCGCTCCGTCGAGCCGGATGGTCTCACCGTTCAGCATCGGGTTCTCCACGATGTGCTTGGCCAGTGCGGCGTACTCGGCCGGATCGCCGAGCCGCGACGGATGCGGCACCTGGGCGCCCAGCGCCGTTATGGTCTCCTCCGGCAGAGAAGCGAACAACGGCGTGCGGAAGAGCCCGGGCGCGATGGTGACGACCCGGATCCGCAGGCTCGCCAGATCGCGGGCGATCGGCAGGGTCATCCCGACGATCCCGCCCTTCGACGCCGAGTAGGCAGCCTGGCCGATCTGCCCGTCGAACGCCGCGACCGAGGCGGTGTTCACGATGACGCCGCGCTCCTCGCCTGCCGCGGCGGCCCGCGACATCCGTTCCGCGGCCAGCCTGATCACGTTGAACGTGCCGATCAGATTCACGGTGACGATCTTCGAGAAATCGGGCAGCGGGAACGGCCCCTGCTTGCCGACTGTCTTGATCGCGTTGCCGATTCCCGCGCAATTGACCGCGACCCGCAGCGGCCCCAGCGCAGCGGCCGCGTCGAGCGCCGAAGAGACCTCGGCCTCGCTAGTCACGTCCGCCGCGGCGAACAGCACCCCCTCGCCCAGCTCTTCGGCCACCGCCTCCCCGTCCGACGACGGCAGGTCCACGACGACGACCTTGGCGCCCGCGCCGTGCAGGGCGCGCACCGTTGCCAGCCCGAGTCCGGATGCTCCACCGGTCACCAAGGCGACCGAACCTGCGATATCCATCTCTTCTCCTCTCAGTTCAGCAGGCCGGCCAGCCGGCCCGCGATGAGTTCACGCGCCTCGACGACGATCCGGCCGATCAGCTCCGCGACCGTCGGTACGTCGTGGATGACGCCCTGCACGAGACCGGCGGTCCAGACGCCCAGGTCGAGATCACCGGTTTCGAACACCTTGCGGCCGCGCGCGCCCGCCACCAGCTCGCGCACGTCCTCGAACTGTCCGCCCTGGCCCAGAATGGACACGACCTCGCCGCTCACCGCGTTGCGCGCGACCCGAGCGGTGTTGCGCAGCGGCCGGAAGATCAGCTCGGTGTCCCGTTCGGTGGCCTCCACCAAGCGCTGCTTGACCGCATCGTGCACCGGCGCTTCGACAGTCGCCAGGAAGCGGGTGCCCATGTTGATCCCGTCCGCTCCGAGCGCCAGCGCCGCGACCAGACCGCGGGCGTCCCCGAAACCGCCCGACGCGACCATCGGGATCGTGATCTTCTCCGCCGCGGCGGGGATGAGCACGAGTCCCGGGATGTCGTCCTCCCCGGGGTGGCCGGCGCATTCGAACCCGTCGATGGAAATGCCGTCGACGCCGAGTTCCTGCGCCTTGACCGCGTGCCGGACGCTAGTGCACTTGTGCAGCACCTTCACTCCGCCGGCGCGGAACGCCGGAAGGTGCTCCGCCGGATTGAACCCGGCCGTCTCCACGACCGGCACTCCGGTTTCCACGATCACGTCGCGGTACTCCGCATACGGCGGCGGATTGATCGAAGGAAGGATCGTCAGGTTCACCCCGAACGGCTTGTCCGTCATTTCCCGGCACCGCGCGATCTCCTTGGCGAGGTCCTCCGGCGTCGGCTGTGTCAACGCCGTGAGGAAACCCAGACCGCCGGCGTTCGCCACGGCGGCCACCAGTCCCGCACGGCCGACCCACTGCATGCCGCCTTGCACGATCGGATGCTCGACTCCGAACACGTCGCAGAACCTCGTACGCACCATTTGCTCACGGCCCTCTCGCATCGGCAGTGGCGATCACGCTACTTAACGATCGCTAGATAGCGGAGTGACTCACGTCTCGGTCCGCACTGTCTTGACATGCCCTCCTCTACTTAGCGATCGTTAGATCAATCAAGGAGGTCTGTCATGACCAGTGCCGTCATCGTCGACGCGATCCGCACCCCGTCGGGCAAGGGCAAGCCAGGCGGGCAGCTTTCCGAAGTGCATCCGGCCGACCTGCTCAGCCGTGTCCTGCGCGCCTTGACCGAGCGGACCGGACTGGACCCGGCCCTGGTCGACGACGTGCTCGGCGGCTGCGTGTCCCAGGCCGGCGAGCAGGCCCTGAACATCACCCGGAACGCCGTTCTCGGGGCCGGATTCCCGGATGCCGTGCCCGCGACCACCATCGACCGCCAGTGCGGGTCGAGCCAGCAGGCGGCGCATTTCGCCGCGCAGGGCGTGCTTGCCGGTGCCTACGACGTCGTGATCGCGTGCGGAGTCGAGTCGATGAGCCGGGTTCCGATGGGCACGCCGAGCCTCGGCAAGGACGCGGCCGGGCCGGCGGTGGCGGCGCGCTATCCCGAAGGCTTGGTCAACCAGGGCGTGTCTGCCGAACTGATCGCGGCCCGATGGAAGTTCGGCCGGTCCGAATTGGACGAATT
This sequence is a window from Amycolatopsis benzoatilytica AK 16/65. Protein-coding genes within it:
- a CDS encoding 3-hydroxyacyl-CoA dehydrogenase, whose protein sequence is MDIAGSVALVTGGASGLGLATVRALHGAGAKVVVVDLPSSDGEAVAEELGEGVLFAAADVTSEAEVSSALDAAAALGPLRVAVNCAGIGNAIKTVGKQGPFPLPDFSKIVTVNLIGTFNVIRLAAERMSRAAAAGEERGVIVNTASVAAFDGQIGQAAYSASKGGIVGMTLPIARDLASLRIRVVTIAPGLFRTPLFASLPEETITALGAQVPHPSRLGDPAEYAALAKHIVENPMLNGETIRLDGAIRMSPR
- a CDS encoding polysaccharide lyase family 7 protein, producing the protein MNIRAALIGLGLTTTCVPAVAAAPAAAADCQYPAQVLDLTNWKETLPLGSAGKPTEIRQPELATYTRSPWFTATPSCAGVQFRAAVNGATTSGSKNPRSELREMTDNGQENASWSSTSGTHTMTISEAVTNLPAQRPYVVAGQIHDADDDIAVFRLEGSKLYVTNGDDSHFKLVTSDYALGTTFEAKFVVHGGQVNAYYNGVLQTTISTEFSDAYFKAGAYTQANCDNSSPCDDGNFGQVVIHQLTVTHS
- a CDS encoding NAD(P)H-dependent flavin oxidoreductase, encoding MVRTRFCDVFGVEHPIVQGGMQWVGRAGLVAAVANAGGLGFLTALTQPTPEDLAKEIARCREMTDKPFGVNLTILPSINPPPYAEYRDVIVETGVPVVETAGFNPAEHLPAFRAGGVKVLHKCTSVRHAVKAQELGVDGISIDGFECAGHPGEDDIPGLVLIPAAAEKITIPMVASGGFGDARGLVAALALGADGINMGTRFLATVEAPVHDAVKQRLVEATERDTELIFRPLRNTARVARNAVSGEVVSILGQGGQFEDVRELVAGARGRKVFETGDLDLGVWTAGLVQGVIHDVPTVAELIGRIVVEARELIAGRLAGLLN
- a CDS encoding LacI family DNA-binding transcriptional regulator → MHRYTGAVVTIYQVAEAAGVSPSTVSNYLNGRVGRMQAGTRTRIEQAITRLGYRPNQAARQLRTGRTRVIGLVVPSVANPFWGSFARHLEGAALAEGYRVLLCNSERDPERERSYLEELWDDGVRGVVLCSALPSLAHATAVVERGMHLVAFDRIAQPDDPPGLTDVAVDNALGMALATRHLLELGHRRFAFVSGSLRSVNRAERFRGFRGAIEAAGLSLSDFVVWPAPEAEAYGDVDLAGLGRAAVAELLARPRPPTAIVAINDLCALGVCAGVRDAGLTVGTDISVTGFDDIMLADLVAPPLTTVRQPLPQLAAAAFSQLRQRVEGETSGPGQSVLLRPDLIVRASTAPHA
- a CDS encoding TetR/AcrR family transcriptional regulator; amino-acid sequence: MDRRNEPTSPAGEPGSDWRVFEPLELTPILAAALEVFQENGFHGATVRDISRRVGLTVPSLYYHHESKEGIFAALLDLGTGEAAWRVRAAADAAPGRVDLQFVNVIQAIVLHMAHRRQLATLDNELRHLSPENRQHYAERRKEVENVLSGIVETGAREGIFTPKEPAETARALLGMCQAIVRWYRPDGPLTPDELAERYVDIALMTVGLSRRPGPRPPRRRKARVA